In the Wyeomyia smithii strain HCP4-BCI-WySm-NY-G18 chromosome 2, ASM2978416v1, whole genome shotgun sequence genome, one interval contains:
- the LOC129721510 gene encoding helicase POLQ-like isoform X1 has protein sequence MNGHFKIPSVVKNGKRFPPRTAPPVNLHDAQLLSRLERSPRRNVAPQPKIGNSVERKLMDMDETLLNAVDLAAIEKKSLATQKRKPTSLNGVTSEPPVVSSPRRKKPRISDNIIVLDMCPKRSNKKSHSLEQDISRLDQKSNDSNIFSKGQFSMQRLQSTTFPPQNKKSSLLAPSRLSAVAGPSRSLPSTVVARKETSLELFPWDSHMFESQVERIVDGLPTAPEEADDVAKDVDDEEVFPCYQPADNSSQIFLDEVDRMGKMAVTHVGTPLKSNETFSIKKNPLLCSQYIRLERSMREENQANVIDDEVNSQLAQEFDSTQQRKDIESVYRQCERTLIDTSNIQLEEPPPTAMDAVAEVVADINWEEEVTLIGGMKSPAARKADEKSLLNSIFKKRNSLGASERVGSPKLTARKSAPLVSSHFQDKGPFFGLPSKVKALLRTYKGIEELYDWQKECLGLHAIVERMNLIYALPTSGGKTLVAEILMFREVMLRQKNTMFIVPYVSLAQEKIASLSPFAVSLDFLVEEYSGGKGTIPPRKRRKKQSIFVCTIEKALVLLNSLIETNRATEIGLVVIDELHMIGEERRGAHLEILLTKIQAIEAGIQVVGMSATIGNLNEIAKFISADIYCRDFRPVELKEYVKCGNDLLEINNKADRLEDAFGKKRTQTFNYSEEQRRIDPDHIIALVVEVIPSSSCLVFCSTKRQCEQLCALLTEYLPEELLTYKQKEKEELINSLKRDGSTAALLPTAFQFGIAYHHSGLTFDERKHIEDAYRAGIISLIICTSTLAAGVNLPAKRVIIRSPFIATNFLTLSRYKQMVGRAGRAGLGEPGDSILICSPKDITAVCNLLCSPMDEAISSLHIDEGVYLKNFILSAVGLGICSSRNDIQRIVTKTLLAIQAERLEINIRKMTDRAILSLYKENAIKAKSDGCLRNPANMTIRIDGTEDDNLYDFRSTGVNEIGALNVARGAEGSSQEGKLVKTVNKNARLEVNRLGKAAIRSGFHMEKATKFYDELKRVGERLYVLDDLHLLYVIVMEDGSEIRPSDSDYVTFFNQLSLEETKIAKRFHIGDFTISKILSKRLVPPETLPTVRRYYRVLIVNELLNLTAPQQVALKFKVDAGSIQTLMTNVASTASGLQRMCEELPELKAFQQLLMPLVQRLSHCCTAELIPLMELPGVKLARARQLHRAGFTSLVSIANAKSRNLVESVEHMNYRAANQLILSAKAKLMEELEVLKDKMEELAALRDT, from the exons ATGAATGGTCACTTCAAGATACCTAGCGTAGTGAAAAACGGGAAGCGCTTTCCGCCACGAACGGCCCCGCCAGTAAACCTTCACGATGCGCAACTTCTTTCCCGCttggaaagaagccctaggcggAATGTTGCTCCGCAACCCAAAATTGGCAATAGCGTCGAACGAAAGCTCATGGACATGGACGAAACGTTACTCAATGCCGTCGATCTGGCAGCGATTGAGAAGAAATCTCTCGCGACCCAGAAAAGAAAACCTACAAGTTTAAATG GAGTTACTTCTGAACCGCCGGTAGTATCTTCTCCGAGGAGAAAAAAACCACGGATAAGCGATAATATCATTGTGCTGGATATGTGCCCCAAGAGATCCAATAAAAAATCGCACTCTTTGGAACAGGACATTTCTCGGCTGGATCAAAAAAGCAATGATTCCAACATCTTTTCAAAGGGCCAATTTTCCATGCAAAGACTGCAATCTACGACCTTCCCACCACAGAACAAAAAATCGTCTCTTCTAGCACCGTCACGATTATCTGCCGTAGCAGGACCATCCCGTTCCCTGCCTAGTACGGTAGTTGCCCGAAAAGAAACCTCTTTAGAGCTGTTTCCTTGGGATTCGCATATGTTCGAATCGCAAGTAGAACGAATAGTTGACGGTTTACCAACGGCGCCGGAAGAAGCTGATGATGTTGCCAAAGACGTAGACGACGAAGAGGTATTTCCCTGCTATCAGCCGGCAGATAACAGTAGCCAGATTTTTCTAGATGAGGTAGACCGGATGGGCAAGATGGCGGTGACCCATGTCGGTACGCCGTTAAAATCAAACGAAACATTTTCGATTAAGAAAAATCCTCTGCTCTGTTCCCAGTATATCCGGCTAGAGCGGTCGATGCGGGAAGAAAACCAGGCCAATGTTATCGATGACGAGGTGAACTCTCAGCTGGCACAGGAATTCGATTCCACCCAGCAGCGAAAGGATATCGAAAGTGTGTACCGGCAGTGCGAGCGTACCCTGATCGACACCAGTAACATTCAGCTGGAAGAACCACCGCCAACGGCGATGGATGCGGTCGCGGAAGTTGTTGCAGACATTAATTGGGAGGAAGAAGTGACGCTGATAGGGGGGATGAAAAGTCCCGCAGCTAGGAAGGCCGATGAAAAAAGTTTGTTGAAcagtattttcaaaaaaaggaaCTCGCTTGGTGCTTCCGAGCGCGTCGGATCGCCGAAACTTACCGCTCGCAAATCAGCTCCGCTGGTTTCTTCGCACTTTCAGGACAAGGGACCCTTTTTTGGACTGCCTAGTAAGGTTAAAGCGCTTTTGCGTACGTACAAAGGGATTGAGGAACTGTATG ATTGGCAAAAGGAATGCCTTGGGCTTCACGCAATCGTGGAGCGGATGAATCTGATTTATGCGCTGCCCACTAGCGGAGGTAAAACTTTGGTCGCAGAGATTTTGATGTTTCGCGAAGTGATGCTGCGACAGAAGAATACCATGTTTATTGTGCCGTACGTTTCTTTAGCCCAGGAGAAGATAGCCTCCCTATCGCCGTTCGCCGTGTCATTGGACTTTCTGGTGGAGGAGTACAGTGGCGGTAAGGGGACGATTCCTCCGCGGAAGCGGAGAAAGAAACAGTCTATTTTCGTGTGCACAATCGAGAAAGCTCTCGTTCTGCTGAACAGTCTGATTGAAACGAACCGAGCAACGGAGATTGGCCTGGTGGTCATCGACGAGCTGCATATGATCGGGGAAGAGCGGCGGGGAGCCCATTTGGAGATTCTACTGACCAAAATACAAGCAATCGAAGCGGGTATCCAGGTGGTAGGAATGAGTGCcacgattggaaatttgaatgaaattgcCAAGTTCATATCGGCTGACATTTACTGTCGGGATTTTCGTCCTGTAGAACTGAAGGAGTACGTTAAGTGTGGCAATGATCTGCTCGAGATCAACAACAAGGCTGACCGATTGGAAGATGCTTTCGGCAAAAAGCGGACGCAAACTTTTAACTATTCGGAAGAACAGCGCCGCATTGATCCTGATCACATTATAGCGCTGGTGGTGGAAGTGATTCCCAGCAGTTCCTGTTTGGTTTTCTGCTCTACCAAGCGCCAGTGCGAGCAACTGTGTGCCTTGCTGACCGAGTATTTACCGGAAGAGCTGCTGACatataaacaaaaagaaaaagaagagtTG ATAAACAGCCTGAAGAGGGACGGTTCGACTGCCGCCCTGCTGCCAACAGCGTTCCAGTTCGGCATTGCCTACCACCACTCCGGTTTAACGTTCGACGAGCGGAAGCACATCGAAGACGCTTACCGCGCGGGGATAATATCGCTTATAATCTGCACATCGACGCTGGCCGCCGGAGTGAATCTACCCGCAAAAAGAGTCATCATTCGGTCGCCTTTCATTGCTACCAACTTCCTGACGTTAAGTCGGTACAAGCAGATGGTTGGTCGTGCCGGACGAGCCGGACTTGGGGAGCCGGGTGATAGTATTTTAATCTGCTCGCCAAAAGATATCACTGCCGTGTGCAACCTGCTGTGTTCGCCAATGGATGAAGCGATTTCGTCGCTGCACATCGACGAGggtgtttatttgaaaaatttcatcCTAAGCGCGGTGGGCTTGGGAATCTGTTCGTCGCGTAACGACATTCAGCGGATTGTAACGAAGACTTTGTTGGCTATACAAGCGGAACGACTGGAAATAAATATACGGAAGATGACGGATCGTGCAATACTTTCGCTTTACAAAGAAAACGCAATAAAGGCCAAAAGTGATGGTTGTTTACGGAATCCGGCCAATATGACCATCCGCATAGATGGAACCGAGGACGACAATCTGTATGATTTCCGTTCAACCGGTGTGAATGAAATCGGAGCTTTGAATGTTGCTCGGGGGGCTGAGGGATCCTCTCAGGAAGGTAAACTAGTCAAAACGGTTAACAAAAACGCTAGATTAGAGGTGAATCGTCTAGGAAAGGCTGCCATACGGTCTGGCTTCCATATGGAAAAAGCGACGAAGTTTTACGATGAATTAAAACGGGTTGGCGAGCGGTTGTACGTTCTGGACGATTTGCATTTGCTGTACGTGATAGTGATGGAGGACGGTTCCGAAATCCGTCCCAGCGACTCTGACTATGTAACGTTT TTCAACCAACTTTCCCTGGAGGAAACTAAAATTGCGAAACGATTTCACATCGGAGACTTCACGATATCGAAGATACTCAGCAAGAGACTGGTGCCG CCGGAAACACTCCCGACCGTCCGTCGCTACTACCGCGTTCTGATAGTTAACGAACTTTTAAACTTAACAGCACCACAACAGGTAGCACTTAAGTTCAAAGTAGATGCCGGCTCCATACAGACGCTGATGACCAATGTTGCCTCCACGGCATCCGGGCTACAGCGAATGTGCGAAGAATTGCCGGAGTTGAAAGCTTTCCAGCAGCTACTGATGCCGCTGGTGCAGCGGCTTTCACACTGCTGTACAGCTGAACTGATCCCGTTGATGGAATTGCCTGG
- the LOC129721510 gene encoding helicase POLQ-like isoform X2, producing MNGHFKIPSVVKNGKRFPPRTAPPVNLHDAQLLSRLERSPRRNVAPQPKIGNSVERKLMDMDETLLNAVDLAAIEKKSLATQKRKPTSLNGVTSEPPVVSSPRRKKPRISDNIIVLDMCPKRSNKKSHSLEQDISRLDQKSNDSNIFSKGQFSMQRLQSTTFPPQNKKSSLLAPSRLSAVAGPSRSLPSTVVARKETSLELFPWDSHMFESQVERIVDGLPTAPEEADDVAKDVDDEEVFPCYQPADNSSQIFLDEVDRMGKMAVTHVGTPLKSNETFSIKKNPLLCSQYIRLERSMREENQANVIDDEVNSQLAQEFDSTQQRKDIESVYRQCERTLIDTSNIQLEEPPPTAMDAVAEVVADINWEEEVTLIGGMKSPAARKADEKSLLNSIFKKRNSLGASERVGSPKLTARKSAPLVSSHFQDKGPFFGLPSKVKALLRTYKGIEELYDWQKECLGLHAIVERMNLIYALPTSGGKTLVAEILMFREVMLRQKNTMFIVPYVSLAQEKIASLSPFAVSLDFLVEEYSGGKGTIPPRKRRKKQSIFVCTIEKALVLLNSLIETNRATEIGLVVIDELHMIGEERRGAHLEILLTKIQAIEAGIQVVGMSATIGNLNEIAKFISADIYCRDFRPVELKEYVKCGNDLLEINNKADRLEDAFGKKRTQTFNYSEEQRRIDPDHIIALVVEVIPSSSCLVFCSTKRQCEQLCALLTEYLPEELLTYKQKEKEELINSLKRDGSTAALLPTAFQFGIAYHHSGLTFDERKHIEDAYRAGIISLIICTSTLAAGVNLPAKRVIIRSPFIATNFLTLSRYKQMVGRAGRAGLGEPGDSILICSPKDITAVCNLLCSPMDEAISSLHIDEGVYLKNFILSAVGLGICSSRNDIQRIVTKTLLAIQAERLEINIRKMTDRAILSLYKENAIKAKSDGCLRNPANMTIRIDGTEDDNLYDFRSTGVNEIGALNVARGAEGSSQEGKLVKTVNKNARLEVNRLGKAAIRSGFHMEKATKFYDELKRVGERLYVLDDLHLLYVIVMEDGSEIRPSDSDYVTFFNQLSLEETKIAKRFHIGDFTISKILSKRLVPPETLPTVRRYYRVLIVNELLNLTAPQQVALKFKVDAGSIQTLMTNVASTASGLQRMCEELPELKAFQQLLMPLVQRLSHCCTAELIPLMELPGVKLARARQLHRAGFTSLVSIANAKSRNLVESVEHMNYRAANQLILSAKEYLILLTITNHF from the exons ATGAATGGTCACTTCAAGATACCTAGCGTAGTGAAAAACGGGAAGCGCTTTCCGCCACGAACGGCCCCGCCAGTAAACCTTCACGATGCGCAACTTCTTTCCCGCttggaaagaagccctaggcggAATGTTGCTCCGCAACCCAAAATTGGCAATAGCGTCGAACGAAAGCTCATGGACATGGACGAAACGTTACTCAATGCCGTCGATCTGGCAGCGATTGAGAAGAAATCTCTCGCGACCCAGAAAAGAAAACCTACAAGTTTAAATG GAGTTACTTCTGAACCGCCGGTAGTATCTTCTCCGAGGAGAAAAAAACCACGGATAAGCGATAATATCATTGTGCTGGATATGTGCCCCAAGAGATCCAATAAAAAATCGCACTCTTTGGAACAGGACATTTCTCGGCTGGATCAAAAAAGCAATGATTCCAACATCTTTTCAAAGGGCCAATTTTCCATGCAAAGACTGCAATCTACGACCTTCCCACCACAGAACAAAAAATCGTCTCTTCTAGCACCGTCACGATTATCTGCCGTAGCAGGACCATCCCGTTCCCTGCCTAGTACGGTAGTTGCCCGAAAAGAAACCTCTTTAGAGCTGTTTCCTTGGGATTCGCATATGTTCGAATCGCAAGTAGAACGAATAGTTGACGGTTTACCAACGGCGCCGGAAGAAGCTGATGATGTTGCCAAAGACGTAGACGACGAAGAGGTATTTCCCTGCTATCAGCCGGCAGATAACAGTAGCCAGATTTTTCTAGATGAGGTAGACCGGATGGGCAAGATGGCGGTGACCCATGTCGGTACGCCGTTAAAATCAAACGAAACATTTTCGATTAAGAAAAATCCTCTGCTCTGTTCCCAGTATATCCGGCTAGAGCGGTCGATGCGGGAAGAAAACCAGGCCAATGTTATCGATGACGAGGTGAACTCTCAGCTGGCACAGGAATTCGATTCCACCCAGCAGCGAAAGGATATCGAAAGTGTGTACCGGCAGTGCGAGCGTACCCTGATCGACACCAGTAACATTCAGCTGGAAGAACCACCGCCAACGGCGATGGATGCGGTCGCGGAAGTTGTTGCAGACATTAATTGGGAGGAAGAAGTGACGCTGATAGGGGGGATGAAAAGTCCCGCAGCTAGGAAGGCCGATGAAAAAAGTTTGTTGAAcagtattttcaaaaaaaggaaCTCGCTTGGTGCTTCCGAGCGCGTCGGATCGCCGAAACTTACCGCTCGCAAATCAGCTCCGCTGGTTTCTTCGCACTTTCAGGACAAGGGACCCTTTTTTGGACTGCCTAGTAAGGTTAAAGCGCTTTTGCGTACGTACAAAGGGATTGAGGAACTGTATG ATTGGCAAAAGGAATGCCTTGGGCTTCACGCAATCGTGGAGCGGATGAATCTGATTTATGCGCTGCCCACTAGCGGAGGTAAAACTTTGGTCGCAGAGATTTTGATGTTTCGCGAAGTGATGCTGCGACAGAAGAATACCATGTTTATTGTGCCGTACGTTTCTTTAGCCCAGGAGAAGATAGCCTCCCTATCGCCGTTCGCCGTGTCATTGGACTTTCTGGTGGAGGAGTACAGTGGCGGTAAGGGGACGATTCCTCCGCGGAAGCGGAGAAAGAAACAGTCTATTTTCGTGTGCACAATCGAGAAAGCTCTCGTTCTGCTGAACAGTCTGATTGAAACGAACCGAGCAACGGAGATTGGCCTGGTGGTCATCGACGAGCTGCATATGATCGGGGAAGAGCGGCGGGGAGCCCATTTGGAGATTCTACTGACCAAAATACAAGCAATCGAAGCGGGTATCCAGGTGGTAGGAATGAGTGCcacgattggaaatttgaatgaaattgcCAAGTTCATATCGGCTGACATTTACTGTCGGGATTTTCGTCCTGTAGAACTGAAGGAGTACGTTAAGTGTGGCAATGATCTGCTCGAGATCAACAACAAGGCTGACCGATTGGAAGATGCTTTCGGCAAAAAGCGGACGCAAACTTTTAACTATTCGGAAGAACAGCGCCGCATTGATCCTGATCACATTATAGCGCTGGTGGTGGAAGTGATTCCCAGCAGTTCCTGTTTGGTTTTCTGCTCTACCAAGCGCCAGTGCGAGCAACTGTGTGCCTTGCTGACCGAGTATTTACCGGAAGAGCTGCTGACatataaacaaaaagaaaaagaagagtTG ATAAACAGCCTGAAGAGGGACGGTTCGACTGCCGCCCTGCTGCCAACAGCGTTCCAGTTCGGCATTGCCTACCACCACTCCGGTTTAACGTTCGACGAGCGGAAGCACATCGAAGACGCTTACCGCGCGGGGATAATATCGCTTATAATCTGCACATCGACGCTGGCCGCCGGAGTGAATCTACCCGCAAAAAGAGTCATCATTCGGTCGCCTTTCATTGCTACCAACTTCCTGACGTTAAGTCGGTACAAGCAGATGGTTGGTCGTGCCGGACGAGCCGGACTTGGGGAGCCGGGTGATAGTATTTTAATCTGCTCGCCAAAAGATATCACTGCCGTGTGCAACCTGCTGTGTTCGCCAATGGATGAAGCGATTTCGTCGCTGCACATCGACGAGggtgtttatttgaaaaatttcatcCTAAGCGCGGTGGGCTTGGGAATCTGTTCGTCGCGTAACGACATTCAGCGGATTGTAACGAAGACTTTGTTGGCTATACAAGCGGAACGACTGGAAATAAATATACGGAAGATGACGGATCGTGCAATACTTTCGCTTTACAAAGAAAACGCAATAAAGGCCAAAAGTGATGGTTGTTTACGGAATCCGGCCAATATGACCATCCGCATAGATGGAACCGAGGACGACAATCTGTATGATTTCCGTTCAACCGGTGTGAATGAAATCGGAGCTTTGAATGTTGCTCGGGGGGCTGAGGGATCCTCTCAGGAAGGTAAACTAGTCAAAACGGTTAACAAAAACGCTAGATTAGAGGTGAATCGTCTAGGAAAGGCTGCCATACGGTCTGGCTTCCATATGGAAAAAGCGACGAAGTTTTACGATGAATTAAAACGGGTTGGCGAGCGGTTGTACGTTCTGGACGATTTGCATTTGCTGTACGTGATAGTGATGGAGGACGGTTCCGAAATCCGTCCCAGCGACTCTGACTATGTAACGTTT TTCAACCAACTTTCCCTGGAGGAAACTAAAATTGCGAAACGATTTCACATCGGAGACTTCACGATATCGAAGATACTCAGCAAGAGACTGGTGCCG CCGGAAACACTCCCGACCGTCCGTCGCTACTACCGCGTTCTGATAGTTAACGAACTTTTAAACTTAACAGCACCACAACAGGTAGCACTTAAGTTCAAAGTAGATGCCGGCTCCATACAGACGCTGATGACCAATGTTGCCTCCACGGCATCCGGGCTACAGCGAATGTGCGAAGAATTGCCGGAGTTGAAAGCTTTCCAGCAGCTACTGATGCCGCTGGTGCAGCGGCTTTCACACTGCTGTACAGCTGAACTGATCCCGTTGATGGAATTGCCTGG